From a region of the Bacteroidia bacterium genome:
- the ubiE gene encoding bifunctional demethylmenaquinone methyltransferase/2-methoxy-6-polyprenyl-1,4-benzoquinol methylase UbiE: protein MEVTPYNSQQPKKAQVEEMFDSISEEYDLLNSILSLGIHRIWRRKMIRSVTAGSPETILDVATGTADVALEAARRTRATITGIDLSEKMLEIGRKKVKIAGLENRIVLGKGDAESLPFSGNTFDAVTVAFGVRNFGNLTQGLTEMRRVLKPGKCLYILEFSRIENAFLRSLFGFYFRGITPAVARIFTRDTRAYRYLPESVEAFPHGEALLSILRNTGFREPRATPYSFGTATLYEARK, encoded by the coding sequence ATGGAGGTCACACCATATAACAGCCAACAGCCGAAGAAAGCACAGGTGGAGGAAATGTTTGATTCCATTTCGGAAGAATATGATCTTTTAAATTCCATCCTCTCCCTTGGTATCCACAGAATCTGGCGAAGGAAAATGATTCGTTCCGTAACCGCAGGGAGCCCTGAAACTATACTTGACGTAGCTACCGGCACAGCCGATGTAGCACTGGAAGCCGCACGACGGACCCGAGCAACAATCACCGGGATAGACTTATCTGAAAAAATGCTGGAGATCGGAAGAAAGAAAGTTAAGATTGCCGGTTTGGAAAACAGGATCGTTTTGGGGAAAGGCGATGCAGAGTCGCTTCCTTTCAGCGGCAATACCTTTGATGCAGTAACAGTGGCATTCGGAGTGCGTAATTTTGGAAATCTTACGCAGGGCCTAACCGAAATGCGCCGTGTACTTAAACCGGGCAAGTGCCTTTATATTCTTGAATTCTCCCGGATTGAAAACGCTTTCCTTCGCTCTCTTTTCGGATTCTATTTCCGGGGAATCACACCGGCTGTTGCAAGAATCTTTACCCGTGATACACGCGCCTACCGTTATCTTCCTGAGTCTGTTGAGGCATTTCCGCATGGTGAGGCATTACTGAGTATCCTGCGCAACACCGGTTTCCGCGAGCCAAGGGCCACCCCCTATTCCTTCGGCACCGCTACCCTTTACGAAGCCCGTAAATAA
- the rfbC gene encoding dTDP-4-dehydrorhamnose 3,5-epimerase codes for MKVKKTEFAGLFVIEPSVFTDSRGYFFESYNQRVFEEAGIHASFVQDNQSLSSKGVLRGLHFQKAPHGQGKLVRVLQGAVLDVAVDIRRNSPTFSKYFLTELSEENKKMVYIPEGFAHGFLTLHDHTVFHYKCTGFYNKESEVSLLWNDPAIGINWGIADPVLSEKDRYGLPLSKL; via the coding sequence ATGAAAGTGAAAAAAACTGAATTCGCGGGCCTGTTCGTCATTGAACCTTCCGTTTTTACAGATTCTCGCGGCTACTTTTTCGAAAGCTACAACCAACGTGTGTTTGAAGAAGCAGGCATTCACGCTTCGTTTGTTCAGGACAACCAATCGTTATCCTCCAAAGGTGTCTTGCGCGGACTTCATTTTCAAAAGGCTCCGCATGGTCAGGGAAAACTCGTACGGGTACTTCAGGGCGCAGTGCTGGATGTGGCGGTTGACATTCGGCGTAACAGTCCCACCTTCAGCAAGTATTTTTTAACTGAACTCAGCGAAGAGAATAAAAAAATGGTTTACATCCCCGAAGGTTTCGCACATGGCTTTCTGACATTACATGACCATACCGTATTTCATTATAAGTGCACCGGTTTTTACAATAAAGAATCGGAAGTAAGTCTGCTTTGGAACGATCCTGCAATCGGAATCAACTGGGGCATCGCTGATCCTGTGCTGAGCGAAAAAGACCGGTACGGACTGCCGCTGTCCAAACTCTGA
- a CDS encoding lytic transglycosylase domain-containing protein — MKFSRRRAVFRRRNLILALTLPGVMTLCLLLERWFHPRDTAIEQDSNHRTSAIHFGVRLPSDINFCGEPFPKDDSVIVNRLARELGKKSLHIPQYNLFLIRCATWFPVIEPILRQHGIPDDMKYVALVESNLSNVISPKGAAGFWQFIPESGERMGLEVNEYVDERYHVEKSTAAACRYLKELYNTFHSWTLAAAAYNLGEGGILRQIRNQPGRSLYELKLNKETSIYIYKLLSVKEVISRPRFYGILKRSGAQRISIPYKEKKVDQSIEDLELWAREQGTSPEVIYHLNPWLMRNQLPNHEGNTYRIRVPDGRYSEEKLKELFKPDPISPSEDSSKLSNFAHPDTTGKIE, encoded by the coding sequence ATGAAGTTTTCCCGCAGACGAGCGGTATTTCGTCGGCGCAACCTTATCCTTGCGTTGACCCTTCCCGGAGTGATGACCTTGTGCCTTCTTCTGGAACGATGGTTTCATCCGCGTGATACAGCCATTGAGCAGGATTCAAACCACCGGACCAGCGCCATCCATTTCGGTGTACGGCTTCCTTCCGACATTAATTTTTGCGGGGAGCCGTTTCCGAAAGATGATTCGGTAATTGTAAACCGCCTGGCAAGAGAACTTGGAAAAAAGAGTCTGCATATTCCTCAGTACAATCTTTTCCTGATCCGATGTGCAACCTGGTTCCCGGTGATTGAACCGATACTCCGGCAGCATGGCATTCCTGACGACATGAAATATGTTGCATTGGTAGAAAGCAACCTGAGTAATGTGATTTCTCCCAAAGGGGCCGCCGGATTCTGGCAGTTTATTCCTGAATCAGGGGAACGGATGGGACTGGAGGTCAACGAATATGTAGACGAGCGGTATCATGTTGAAAAGTCCACGGCGGCAGCCTGTCGTTATCTGAAAGAACTATACAATACATTTCATAGCTGGACACTGGCGGCCGCAGCGTATAATCTGGGGGAAGGCGGCATTCTGCGGCAGATCAGGAATCAGCCCGGGCGAAGTCTGTATGAGTTAAAACTAAACAAGGAAACCTCGATTTATATTTACAAACTGCTCTCCGTAAAGGAAGTGATCTCCCGCCCCCGGTTCTATGGAATACTCAAACGATCAGGGGCGCAAAGAATCTCTATCCCATACAAGGAGAAAAAGGTTGACCAATCAATTGAGGATCTGGAATTATGGGCCAGGGAACAGGGTACATCGCCGGAAGTGATTTACCACCTTAACCCCTGGCTGATGCGTAACCAACTGCCGAATCACGAAGGGAACACCTATCGCATCCGCGTCCCCGACGGCCGCTATTCTGAGGAAAAACTGAAAGAATTGTTTAAACCAGACCCTATCTCACCCTCGGAAGATTCCTCAAAGTTGAGTAATTTCGCGCACCCCGACACAACGGGGAAAATTGAGTAA
- a CDS encoding undecaprenyl/decaprenyl-phosphate alpha-N-acetylglucosaminyl 1-phosphate transferase: protein MTSLISPFLNLLAENPLLLPALYFLLAGGFSFLIHSILLRFATTLGIRESQEMPVRWAKTQKPALGGIAFYIVFLFSIAFYPVFFRESAAFIGKQDIGLIAAATLAFLMGLADDAYDTRPWLKLFVQIMCGLIMSLTGTGAEITGSPYLDHALTIVWVVGTMNSINMLDNMDAVSTLVSLVILLFCILSSLHRSDEGIYVFVLTGIAASLASFLYFNWYPSRMFMGDTGSQLLGVFLSAGGIHTCLGSSAEISELPVWIKLAAVCLLFCIPITDTATVIINRILRGRSPFIGGKDHTTHSLFFRGLTERRIALLFTILSMAGAGGAYVLLHTLAEGYALPLLIIVCFGILFLTLFFLNRITIR from the coding sequence TTGACAAGCCTCATCTCACCGTTCCTGAATCTGCTGGCAGAAAACCCATTACTGCTTCCTGCGCTGTATTTCCTGCTCGCCGGAGGCTTTTCCTTTCTCATCCATTCTATTTTGTTACGATTTGCTACTACACTGGGTATCCGGGAAAGCCAGGAGATGCCAGTACGCTGGGCGAAAACCCAGAAACCCGCACTGGGAGGAATTGCTTTTTACATTGTGTTTCTTTTTTCGATCGCTTTTTATCCTGTCTTTTTTCGCGAGTCCGCCGCTTTCATCGGGAAGCAGGATATCGGACTTATTGCCGCAGCCACGCTTGCTTTTCTTATGGGACTTGCAGACGATGCGTACGACACCCGGCCATGGCTCAAACTTTTTGTACAGATCATGTGCGGGCTTATTATGAGCCTGACCGGTACCGGAGCAGAGATCACAGGCTCGCCCTATCTGGATCATGCACTGACTATAGTGTGGGTGGTGGGAACTATGAATTCCATCAATATGCTTGACAATATGGATGCGGTAAGCACGCTGGTTTCGCTGGTGATATTGCTCTTTTGTATTCTATCATCCCTTCACCGCAGCGATGAAGGCATTTATGTCTTTGTTCTGACCGGAATCGCCGCGTCACTTGCCTCCTTTCTCTATTTTAACTGGTATCCTTCCCGTATGTTTATGGGCGACACAGGAAGTCAGCTGCTGGGGGTATTCCTGTCGGCGGGAGGAATTCATACCTGCCTGGGGTCATCTGCGGAGATTTCCGAATTGCCGGTATGGATAAAGTTAGCAGCCGTATGCCTGCTTTTCTGCATCCCCATTACCGATACTGCTACGGTTATTATTAACAGGATACTACGTGGCCGTTCTCCCTTTATTGGAGGGAAGGATCACACCACTCACAGTCTCTTTTTCCGGGGATTAACGGAGCGTCGCATTGCACTGTTATTTACTATCCTTTCGATGGCAGGAGCCGGCGGTGCATATGTTTTACTGCACACATTGGCAGAAGGTTACGCTCTGCCGCTTTTGATTATCGTCTGCTTTGGCATTCTTTTTCTGACTTTATTCTTCCTGAATCGTATAACCATACGATGA
- the uvrA gene encoding excinuclease ABC subunit UvrA, with protein MSKKDTLSDEILEIEGARVHNLRNLHVTIPRGKLVVITGLSGSGKSSLAFDTIFAEGQRRYIETFSSYARQFLGGMERPDVDKINGLSPVISIEQKTVNRNPRSTVGTITEVYDFMRLLFARAADAYSYVTGEKMVRYSTDQIIDLIAEHYRGKKIVVLAPVVKGRKGHYRELFDQIRKYGFTRVRVDGEMKDMTVRMQVDRYKIHDIEIVIDRLPVEDIGRQRIVESVNLAMKHGKGSMMIGELSEKAPGSDIYKDMTVRHFSKFLMCPTSGISYDEPAPNLFSFNSPYGACTQCNGLGNILEIDIHKIIPDRKKSLKQGGITPLGEYKNNWIWRQVEAIADSFKFKLNGPVDDIPEEALQTLLYGSDRIFKVKGGPDGTGSYTVTFEGIVNILSRQEEESGSESILRWVQGFMNEIPCPTCLGSRIKKEAHHFRVLDKNIAELADMNLLHLSEWFLGLEKKLDTKKRMIATEILKEINNRIRFLLDVGLDYITLNRSSRTLSGGEAQRIRLATQIGSQLVGVLYILDEPSIGLHQRDNTRLIHALKELRDIGNSVLVVEHDKEMILSADHILDIGPMAGIHGGAIVAQGSPAQIRASDSLTAQYLNGKKKIDVPQKRRKGNGKKLRLEGARGHNLKSVMLEIELGTLTCITGVSGSGKSSLVGETLFPILNKHFNRAEKRPLPYSSIRGLEYIDKVIEIDQSPIGRTPRSNPATYTNVFSDIRNLFTLLPEAKIRGYKPGRFSFNVKGGRCEACQGAGLKTIEMNFLPDVYVHCEECQGKRYNRETLEVRYKGKSISDVLNMTIEQAVSFFESIPFIAQRINTLSDVGLGYITLGQPSTTLSGGEAQRIKLATELSKRDTGNTLYILDEPTTGLHFEDIRILLHVLNRLVEKGNTVVIIEHNMDMIKVADRVIDIGPEGGEKGGRIVCQGTPEDIIRNKESYTAKYLKPELV; from the coding sequence TTGAGTAAAAAAGACACACTTTCCGATGAGATCCTGGAGATCGAAGGCGCCCGGGTGCATAACCTGAGAAATCTTCATGTGACCATTCCCCGCGGAAAACTCGTTGTAATCACCGGACTGAGCGGTAGCGGAAAATCCTCCTTAGCCTTCGACACCATTTTTGCAGAAGGGCAGCGCCGGTACATCGAAACATTTTCTTCCTACGCGCGGCAGTTCCTGGGCGGCATGGAACGGCCGGACGTGGATAAGATCAATGGCCTTTCTCCGGTGATTTCCATTGAACAGAAAACGGTTAACCGGAATCCTCGATCAACCGTAGGAACCATCACCGAAGTGTATGATTTCATGCGCCTGCTTTTCGCACGGGCCGCTGATGCGTATTCGTATGTTACCGGTGAAAAGATGGTACGGTACTCCACGGATCAGATCATTGATCTGATCGCAGAACATTATAGAGGAAAAAAGATTGTGGTGCTTGCTCCGGTAGTGAAAGGAAGAAAAGGACATTACAGGGAGTTGTTTGATCAGATACGAAAATACGGCTTCACCAGGGTGCGGGTAGACGGGGAAATGAAAGACATGACGGTGCGCATGCAAGTTGATCGCTATAAGATCCACGACATTGAGATAGTTATAGACCGGTTGCCAGTTGAAGACATCGGCCGGCAACGGATCGTGGAATCCGTAAACCTGGCCATGAAACACGGAAAAGGCAGTATGATGATCGGAGAATTATCGGAGAAAGCCCCCGGTTCGGACATTTACAAGGATATGACCGTAAGACATTTCAGTAAGTTTCTTATGTGTCCTACTTCCGGCATTTCATATGATGAACCCGCCCCTAACCTCTTCTCCTTTAATTCACCATACGGTGCCTGTACGCAATGCAACGGACTTGGAAACATTCTGGAAATTGACATTCATAAGATTATTCCGGACCGAAAGAAAAGCCTGAAGCAGGGGGGAATCACTCCATTGGGAGAATATAAAAACAACTGGATCTGGCGTCAGGTGGAAGCCATCGCTGATTCTTTCAAGTTTAAACTGAACGGACCTGTGGATGATATACCGGAGGAGGCGCTGCAAACCCTCCTGTACGGATCCGATCGCATTTTCAAGGTAAAAGGAGGACCGGACGGCACGGGATCCTACACCGTTACATTTGAAGGGATTGTAAATATTCTCTCCCGTCAGGAGGAGGAAAGCGGCTCTGAAAGTATTCTTCGCTGGGTGCAGGGATTTATGAATGAGATCCCCTGTCCTACCTGCCTGGGGAGCAGAATTAAAAAAGAAGCCCATCATTTCCGGGTGCTCGACAAGAACATTGCAGAACTGGCGGATATGAACCTGTTGCATCTCTCGGAGTGGTTTCTGGGCCTTGAAAAAAAATTGGACACAAAAAAACGAATGATCGCGACGGAAATACTGAAGGAGATCAACAACCGGATCCGTTTTCTTCTGGATGTAGGACTTGATTACATTACGCTTAATCGCAGCTCACGTACTTTGTCGGGAGGCGAAGCCCAGCGGATACGTCTTGCCACACAGATTGGATCTCAGCTGGTAGGAGTATTATACATTCTGGATGAACCCAGTATCGGACTGCATCAACGCGATAATACCCGGCTTATTCACGCGTTGAAAGAATTGAGGGATATTGGGAACTCTGTGCTGGTGGTGGAGCACGACAAAGAGATGATCCTGAGTGCAGACCACATCCTGGATATCGGGCCGATGGCCGGAATACACGGAGGAGCAATCGTTGCCCAGGGGTCACCCGCGCAAATTCGCGCATCCGATTCGCTGACGGCCCAGTATCTGAACGGTAAAAAGAAAATAGATGTCCCGCAAAAAAGAAGAAAAGGAAATGGGAAAAAACTGAGACTGGAAGGCGCGCGCGGACATAATCTTAAAAGTGTTATGCTGGAGATAGAACTCGGCACACTCACCTGTATAACCGGTGTGTCCGGTAGCGGCAAATCATCCCTTGTCGGAGAAACACTGTTTCCCATCCTGAACAAACATTTCAACCGCGCAGAAAAAAGACCTCTTCCCTACTCTTCCATCAGGGGACTTGAATACATTGATAAAGTAATTGAAATTGATCAAAGTCCCATCGGCCGTACGCCCAGATCCAATCCAGCCACCTATACCAATGTTTTTTCAGACATTCGAAATCTTTTTACACTATTACCAGAAGCGAAAATCCGCGGATATAAACCAGGGCGCTTCTCCTTTAATGTGAAAGGCGGACGCTGCGAAGCCTGTCAGGGAGCCGGACTGAAAACCATAGAGATGAATTTCCTGCCCGATGTTTATGTCCATTGTGAAGAATGTCAGGGAAAAAGGTACAATCGTGAAACACTGGAGGTCAGATATAAAGGAAAATCGATCAGCGATGTTCTGAATATGACCATAGAGCAGGCCGTTTCTTTCTTTGAGTCCATTCCCTTTATCGCCCAGCGCATCAATACACTTTCAGATGTTGGACTTGGTTACATTACCCTTGGACAACCCAGCACCACACTTTCCGGCGGGGAGGCTCAGCGCATCAAGCTCGCAACCGAACTGAGCAAGAGAGATACCGGCAACACCCTCTACATCCTGGATGAACCGACAACGGGTCTTCATTTCGAAGATATCCGTATCCTTCTCCACGTACTGAACCGTCTGGTGGAAAAAGGTAATACGGTGGTAATCATTGAACACAATATGGACATGATCAAAGTGGCCGACCGGGTAATTGACATTGGTCCTGAAGGCGGTGAGAAGGGAGGCAGGATTGTCTGTCAGGGAACACCGGAGGATATCATCCGGAATAAAGAAAGCTACACTGCTAAATATCTCAAGCCTGAACTTGTATAA